From Heteronotia binoei isolate CCM8104 ecotype False Entrance Well chromosome 3, APGP_CSIRO_Hbin_v1, whole genome shotgun sequence, a single genomic window includes:
- the GPR143 gene encoding G-protein coupled receptor 143, with amino-acid sequence MASPRLETFCCPNRDAATRLVLTFQPEVFCGVCIGSASASLLLSILQLLPKKGQGPRKMPKASSSTTILLLISACDMLGCLGIIFRSTVWLGFPGFVANISVMNGTDVWPAAFCVGSAMWIQLLYSAGFWWLFCYAVDSYLVVRRSAGLSTIVLYHMMTWGLAILLCIEGIAMLYYPSVSSCEDGLEHAIPHYVTTYVPLVLVLLANPILFSRTVTAVASLLKGRQGIYTENERRLGTEIKVRFFKIMLVFVICWSSNIINESLLFYLEMQPDINGSPLKSIRNAALITWIIMGVLNPMQGFLFTLAFYGWTGWKVDLPWRKSEIPWESLSTSNAAENAYALPGGNSVNFHDSKKAAVAPNHQADETLSMLSEGNLASDDRLTRNSPVYQGW; translated from the exons ATGGCCTCCCCTCGATTAGAGACTTTTTGTTGCCCCAACCGGGATGCAGCTACACGACTGGTCTTGACTTTCCAACCTGAGGTCTTCTGTGGGGTTTGCATTGGCAGTGCATCAGCCAGTTTGTTACTTAGCATCCTGCAGCTCCTCCCCAAGAAGGGACAAGGCCCCCGGAAGATGCCTAAAGCCTCCTCTTCTACCACTATCCTCCTCCTCATCTCTGCCTGTGACATGCTTGGCTGTCTAG GTATAATCTTCAGATCAACCGTCTGGTTAGGGTTTCCAGGCTTTGTAGCAAACATATCTGTGATGAATGGCACTGATGTGTGGCCTGCTGCCTTTTGTGTGGGAAGCGCG ATGTGGATTCAGCTCTTGTACAGTGCTGGCTTTTGGTGGCTGTTTTGCTATGCCGTAGACTCCTACTTGGTAGTTAGAAGATCAGCAGGACTAAG TACAATTGTGTTGTATCACATGATGACATGGGGCTTGGCAATCCTGTTGTGTATAGAGGGAATTGCTATGCTGTATTACCCTTCAGTTTCCAG TTGTGAAGATGGTTTGGAACATGCAATTCCTCATTATGTTACAACGTATGTTCCATTGGTACTGGTGTTGCTGGCCAACCCAATACTTTTCAGCAGAACGGTGACTGCAG TTGCTTCTTTATTGAAGGGAAGACAAGGCATCTATACAGAGAATGAAAGACGCCTGGGGACGGAGATCAAAGTCCGCTTTTTCAAAATTATGCTAGTCTTTGTCATTTG CTGGTCATCAAACATTATCAACGAGAGCCTTCTGTTTTACCTGGAAATGCAACCTGATATTAATGGAAGCCCCTTGAAAAGTATCCGAAACGCTGCACTGATCACGTGGATTATAATG GGAGTACTGAATCCAATGCAAGGCTTCCTCTTCACTCTGGCTTTCTATGGATGGACTGGGTGGAAAGTGGACCTGCCATGGCGAAAAAGTGAAATACCCTGGGAGTCCCTGTCTACCTCCAATGCAGCTGAAAATGCCTATGCATTGCCCGGTGGGAACTCAGTAAATTTCCATGATTCAAAGAAAGCAGCTGTTGCACCCAATCATCAAGCGGATGAGACTTTAAGCATGCTGTCTGAAGGAAACCTTGCCAGTGATGATAGGCTAACTAGGAACTCTCCAGTCTACCAAGGCTGGTAA